In Paraburkholderia caribensis, a single window of DNA contains:
- the pstS gene encoding phosphate ABC transporter substrate-binding protein PstS: MKLMQTAFAGMAGALFAIAAQAADITGAGSTFAAPIYTKWADAYQKTGGGKVNYQGIGSSGGVKQIVAKTVDFAGSDAPLKDDELAKEGLFQFPTVVGGVVPVINVPGVKAGEITLSGEVLGDIYLGKVKKWNDPAIAALNPKVKLPDTDIAVVRRADGSGTSFIWTNYLSKVNPEWKSKIGEGSTVNWPTGTGGKGNDGVAAFVQRLPGAIGYVEWAYAKQNHMTYVDLKNSAGTVVEPKTETFKAAAAGADWSKSFYQILTNEPGKNAWPIVGATFVLLHTTQEKGPQGAETLKFFDWAFKNGGQAANDLDYITLPESVVSEIKTQWKAKVKDASGKALAE, encoded by the coding sequence ATGAAACTGATGCAAACCGCGTTCGCTGGCATGGCTGGCGCTCTCTTCGCGATCGCAGCGCAAGCCGCCGATATCACCGGCGCGGGCAGCACCTTTGCAGCACCGATCTACACGAAGTGGGCAGATGCTTACCAGAAGACGGGCGGCGGCAAGGTCAACTATCAGGGCATCGGCTCGTCGGGCGGCGTCAAGCAGATCGTCGCGAAGACCGTTGACTTCGCGGGCTCGGACGCTCCGTTGAAGGACGACGAACTCGCCAAGGAAGGCCTGTTCCAGTTCCCGACGGTGGTCGGCGGCGTGGTGCCCGTGATCAACGTGCCGGGCGTGAAGGCTGGCGAAATCACGCTGTCGGGCGAAGTGCTCGGCGACATCTACCTGGGCAAGGTCAAGAAGTGGAACGACCCGGCTATCGCCGCGCTGAACCCGAAGGTCAAGCTGCCGGATACGGACATCGCCGTGGTCCGCCGCGCAGACGGCTCGGGCACGAGCTTCATCTGGACGAACTATCTTTCGAAGGTCAACCCCGAGTGGAAGTCGAAGATCGGTGAAGGTTCGACGGTCAACTGGCCGACGGGCACGGGCGGCAAGGGCAACGACGGCGTGGCGGCATTCGTGCAGCGTCTGCCGGGCGCGATCGGCTATGTGGAGTGGGCGTACGCGAAGCAAAACCACATGACCTACGTCGACCTGAAGAACTCGGCTGGCACGGTGGTCGAGCCGAAGACGGAAACGTTCAAGGCAGCGGCAGCCGGCGCAGACTGGTCGAAGTCGTTCTACCAGATCCTCACGAACGAGCCGGGCAAGAACGCATGGCCGATCGTCGGCGCGACGTTCGTGCTGCTGCACACGACGCAGGAAAAGGGTCCGCAAGGCGCGGAAACGCTGAAGTTCTTCGACTGGGCGTTCAAGAACGGCGGCCAGGCCGCGAACGATCTGGACTACATCACGCTGCCGGAATCGGTCGTGTCGGAAATCAAGACGCAGTGGAAGGCTAAGGTCAAGGACGCATCGGGCAAGGCGCTTGCCGAGTAA
- the pstC gene encoding phosphate ABC transporter permease PstC, which translates to MSDLPLTSDAARSTPPGSTTQKAPSRAGDVIFGGIARLSAIVTLLLLGGIIVSLIVASLPTIQKFGLAFLWTADWDPPSEQFGALVPIYGTIATSIIALIIAVPVSFGIALFLTELSPAWLRRPLGIAIELLAAIPSIVYGMWGLLVFAPIFAEYFEKPLGKLLGGMPIIGALFKGPPIGIGILCAGVILAIMIIPYIASVMRDVFEVTPVLLKESAYGIGCTTWEVMWRIVLPFTKTGVIGGVMLGLGRALGETMAVTFVIGNTNLLDNVSLFSPGNSITSALANEFAEAAPGLHTAALMELGLILFVITFVVLAISKIMLLRLEKGEGAK; encoded by the coding sequence ATGTCCGACCTCCCTCTCACTTCTGACGCGGCCCGGTCGACTCCGCCCGGAAGCACGACGCAGAAAGCGCCCAGCCGCGCGGGCGACGTCATTTTCGGCGGCATTGCGCGGCTTTCCGCCATCGTCACGCTACTGCTGCTTGGCGGCATCATCGTGTCGTTGATCGTCGCTTCGCTGCCGACGATCCAGAAATTCGGCCTCGCTTTCCTGTGGACGGCCGACTGGGATCCACCTTCCGAGCAGTTCGGCGCGCTGGTGCCTATCTACGGCACGATTGCGACGTCGATCATTGCACTCATCATCGCGGTGCCCGTGAGTTTCGGCATCGCGCTTTTTCTGACCGAACTCTCGCCCGCCTGGCTGCGCCGGCCGCTCGGCATCGCGATCGAGCTGCTCGCCGCGATTCCGTCGATCGTCTACGGCATGTGGGGCCTGCTCGTGTTCGCGCCGATCTTCGCCGAGTATTTCGAAAAGCCGCTCGGCAAGCTGCTCGGCGGCATGCCGATCATCGGCGCGCTGTTCAAGGGTCCGCCCATCGGCATCGGCATTTTGTGCGCGGGTGTCATTCTCGCGATCATGATCATTCCGTACATCGCCTCCGTGATGCGCGACGTGTTCGAAGTCACGCCCGTGCTGCTGAAAGAATCGGCGTACGGCATCGGCTGCACGACCTGGGAAGTGATGTGGAGGATCGTTCTTCCGTTCACGAAGACGGGTGTGATCGGCGGCGTGATGCTCGGTCTTGGCCGCGCACTCGGCGAGACGATGGCCGTCACGTTCGTGATCGGCAACACGAACCTGCTCGACAATGTGTCGCTGTTCTCGCCGGGTAACAGCATTACGTCGGCGCTCGCGAACGAGTTCGCGGAAGCCGCGCCCGGCCTGCATACGGCCGCGCTGATGGAACTCGGTCTGATCCTCTTCGTGATCACCTTCGTCGTGCTGGCGATTTCGAAGATCATGCTGTTACGCCTCGAGAAAGGGGAGGGCGCGAAATGA